In a single window of the Streptomyces sp. NBC_00353 genome:
- the rsgA gene encoding ribosome small subunit-dependent GTPase A, with amino-acid sequence MSFSPLSPLSSNVGPSSSHPLSPYGWDDAWAAEFAPHAAKGLLPGRVVRVDRGQCDVVTPDGTVRADTAFVVPRDPMRIVCTGDWVAVDPDGDPQFVRTLLPRRTAFVRSTSSQRSEGQVLATNVDHIAICVSLAVELDLGRVERFLALAMSSSSGDALLRDGASATDGAAQPIVVLTKADLVPDADTLSYFVQDIEAIAPGVQVLPVSSATGEGLDVFGAIVSGGTSVLLGASGAGKSTLANTLLGDDVMEVQAARDVDGKGRHTTTTRNLLVLPSGGVLIDTPGLRGVGLWDAETGVGQVFSEIEDLARRCRFHDCAHQSEPGCAVLAAIDDGSLSERRLDSFRKLLRENQRIVAKTDARVRSEMLREWKRRGAAGRAAMDAKRGRVR; translated from the coding sequence TTGTCTTTCTCCCCGCTTTCCCCGCTCTCCTCCAACGTCGGCCCGTCCTCGTCGCATCCGCTGTCGCCGTACGGCTGGGACGACGCCTGGGCGGCCGAGTTCGCACCGCACGCCGCAAAGGGGCTGCTGCCCGGACGGGTGGTGCGGGTGGACCGTGGTCAGTGCGATGTCGTCACCCCCGACGGCACCGTCCGCGCGGACACCGCGTTCGTCGTCCCCCGCGACCCGATGCGGATCGTCTGCACGGGCGACTGGGTCGCCGTCGACCCCGACGGTGATCCGCAGTTCGTACGGACACTGCTGCCGCGGCGCACCGCCTTCGTGCGCTCGACGTCGTCGCAGCGCTCCGAAGGGCAGGTGCTCGCCACCAACGTCGACCACATCGCCATCTGCGTCTCGCTCGCCGTGGAGCTCGACCTGGGGCGGGTGGAGCGCTTCCTCGCGCTCGCCATGTCCAGCTCCAGCGGTGACGCGCTGCTGCGGGACGGTGCGTCCGCCACGGACGGTGCAGCCCAGCCGATCGTGGTGCTGACCAAGGCCGATCTGGTGCCGGACGCCGACACGCTGTCGTATTTCGTCCAGGACATCGAAGCCATCGCGCCCGGTGTGCAGGTGCTGCCCGTCAGCTCCGCCACCGGGGAGGGGCTCGACGTCTTCGGTGCCATCGTCTCGGGCGGCACGAGTGTGCTGCTCGGGGCGTCCGGTGCGGGCAAGTCGACCCTTGCCAACACGCTGCTCGGCGACGACGTGATGGAAGTGCAGGCCGCCCGTGACGTAGACGGCAAGGGCCGGCACACCACCACGACCCGCAACCTGCTGGTTCTGCCCTCCGGGGGCGTACTGATCGACACACCCGGACTGCGCGGGGTCGGACTCTGGGACGCGGAGACCGGCGTCGGTCAGGTCTTCTCGGAGATCGAGGACCTGGCCCGGCGATGCCGGTTCCACGACTGCGCCCATCAGTCCGAGCCCGGCTGCGCGGTACTCGCCGCGATCGACGACGGTTCGCTCTCCGAGCGGCGTCTCGACAGCTTCCGCAAGCTGCTGCGCGAGAACCAGCGCATCGTCGCCAAGACCGATGCCCGGGTGCGGTCCGAGATGCTGCGCGAATGGAAGCGCAGGGGGGCCGCGGGCCGGGCCGCCATGGACGCGAAGCGGGGCCGGGTGCGGTAG
- a CDS encoding glycosyl hydrolase family 95 catalytic domain-containing protein codes for MVGGAAVPAQAAAPATAPAASAAPVVHSPDDSWRTVLDDADLLWQKLPKTWYEGPYLGNGRLGSGIYAEPGATTTAVRFNVQHSEVQDHRPEFGSLFGLARLPIGHFTLEPAGTITGIEWWMRLRTAELEGTITTTAGTLKLRAFVHSSSDLLAVEITPSEGEQGFRWVFHPADAISPRADFKPLPDGYTGNPPAVVEQHGEVTAAVQPLLAGGQHVTAWRERTRGDSRTLYVTVTHSHPKTTARDRALRTVKTASALPYALLATPHRSWWDRFYRKSFLSLPDARLQRFYWIQLYKTASAARKDAPVMATSGPWLEPTPWPNTWWNLNVQLEYWLIHGSNHLELDAVTRALSEFRDQLSREVAAPYRADSAGIPRTTDPQLVNGASVTDGGYGVGIPGQDPPTPEVGNLTWALHNVWLSYRHTMDLSILRDTLFPLLRKAVNYYLHFLAPGADGKLHLPATFSPEYGVNAPDCNYDLMLLRWGCRTLLDSAEQLGVHDPLTARWQEVLAKLAPYPVDANGFMIGAGVPFAKSHRHYSHMLAVYPLYEVTGASPDERALIEKSLAHWVGFEGALQGYTFTGAASMSALLGKGEDALKYLGQLMSRFIQANTMYKESGPVIETPLSAAQSLHDMVCQSWGGTIRVFPALPAAWRELTVHDFRTQGAFLLSAVREEGRTRWVRVTSEAGAPCVVRHGIDGPIEIRDRHGRPLGYEEVADGTVRIGLRKGDSALITAEGDRPDLTIRPVAPNAAAPRWGLPV; via the coding sequence ATGGTGGGCGGCGCGGCCGTCCCCGCCCAGGCGGCAGCCCCGGCCACCGCGCCTGCCGCCTCCGCCGCGCCCGTCGTGCACTCCCCCGATGACAGCTGGCGCACCGTCCTCGACGACGCCGATCTGCTCTGGCAGAAGCTGCCGAAGACTTGGTACGAGGGCCCGTATCTGGGCAACGGCCGCCTCGGCTCCGGCATCTACGCCGAGCCGGGCGCCACGACGACGGCCGTCCGTTTCAACGTCCAGCACTCCGAGGTCCAGGACCACCGCCCCGAGTTCGGCTCCCTCTTCGGCCTCGCCCGCCTGCCGATCGGCCACTTCACCCTGGAACCGGCCGGCACCATCACCGGCATCGAGTGGTGGATGCGACTGCGCACCGCCGAGCTCGAAGGCACGATCACCACCACCGCGGGCACCTTGAAGCTCCGCGCCTTCGTCCACTCCTCCAGCGACCTGCTCGCCGTCGAAATCACTCCGAGCGAGGGCGAGCAGGGCTTCCGCTGGGTCTTCCACCCGGCCGACGCCATCAGCCCGCGTGCTGACTTCAAGCCTCTGCCGGACGGTTACACGGGCAACCCGCCCGCCGTCGTCGAGCAGCACGGCGAGGTGACCGCCGCCGTCCAGCCGCTGCTGGCGGGCGGCCAGCACGTCACCGCGTGGCGGGAGCGCACCAGGGGGGACAGCCGCACGCTGTACGTCACCGTCACGCACTCCCACCCGAAGACGACGGCACGTGACCGCGCGCTGCGTACCGTCAAGACCGCATCCGCGCTCCCGTACGCGCTGCTCGCCACCCCGCATCGCTCCTGGTGGGACCGGTTCTACCGGAAGAGCTTCCTGTCTCTGCCGGACGCCCGGCTGCAGCGCTTCTACTGGATCCAGCTCTACAAGACGGCGTCGGCGGCCCGCAAGGACGCGCCCGTGATGGCGACCTCGGGCCCCTGGCTGGAGCCCACCCCGTGGCCGAACACCTGGTGGAACCTCAACGTCCAGCTGGAGTACTGGCTGATCCACGGCTCCAACCACCTGGAGCTGGACGCCGTCACCCGCGCCCTGAGCGAGTTCCGGGACCAGCTCTCCCGCGAGGTCGCGGCCCCCTACCGGGCGGACTCGGCCGGCATCCCGCGCACCACCGACCCCCAGCTGGTCAACGGCGCGTCCGTGACCGACGGCGGCTACGGCGTCGGCATCCCCGGCCAGGACCCTCCCACCCCCGAGGTCGGCAACCTCACCTGGGCACTGCACAACGTGTGGCTCTCCTACCGGCACACCATGGACCTGTCGATCCTGCGCGACACGTTGTTCCCGTTGCTGCGCAAGGCGGTCAACTACTACCTGCACTTCCTGGCGCCCGGTGCGGACGGCAAGCTGCACCTCCCGGCGACGTTCTCCCCCGAGTACGGCGTCAACGCCCCCGACTGCAACTACGACCTCATGCTGCTGCGTTGGGGCTGCCGCACCCTGCTGGACTCGGCCGAGCAGCTCGGCGTCCACGACCCGCTGACGGCCCGCTGGCAGGAGGTGCTGGCCAAGCTCGCGCCCTACCCGGTCGACGCCAACGGGTTCATGATCGGCGCCGGGGTTCCGTTCGCGAAGTCGCACCGCCACTACTCGCACATGCTCGCGGTGTATCCGCTGTACGAGGTGACGGGCGCGTCGCCCGACGAGCGCGCCCTGATCGAGAAATCCCTCGCCCACTGGGTGGGGTTCGAAGGCGCCCTGCAGGGCTACACCTTCACCGGTGCCGCCTCGATGTCCGCGCTGCTCGGCAAGGGCGAGGACGCGCTGAAGTACCTCGGCCAGCTGATGAGCCGCTTCATCCAGGCGAACACCATGTACAAGGAGTCGGGCCCGGTCATCGAGACCCCGCTCTCGGCGGCCCAGTCGCTGCACGACATGGTGTGCCAGTCCTGGGGCGGCACGATCAGGGTCTTCCCGGCGCTGCCCGCCGCCTGGCGGGAGCTGACCGTCCACGACTTCCGCACCCAGGGCGCGTTCCTGCTCAGCGCGGTACGGGAAGAAGGCCGGACCCGCTGGGTGCGGGTGACCAGCGAGGCCGGCGCGCCCTGCGTCGTACGCCACGGCATAGACGGCCCGATCGAGATCCGTGACCGCCACGGACGGCCGTTGGGGTACGAGGAGGTGGCGGACGGCACGGTGCGGATCGGCCTCCGCAAGGGTGACTCGGCGCTGATCACGGCCGAGGGCGACCGCCCGGACCTGACGATCCGCCCGGTCGCCCCGAACGCGGCGGCGCCGCGCTGGGGTCTGCCGGTCTGA
- a CDS encoding DUF5949 family protein, whose protein sequence is MTSPRTATGTFTQARLGTLSLIGWSGEHPGGGHDVAFLLVYSLGDGTDGPAAGEAAMRVALERCGLPVGARLVRAAETPGLPVKLLVQAGQAVLTLPHFTAQYRVPAEWLVAARDRGEVYAMFATRPWPEAVPGRPVSEELLRSFAADEEVVMTSAHCLLPVRSLG, encoded by the coding sequence ATGACCTCACCCCGGACCGCCACCGGCACGTTCACACAAGCCCGGTTGGGCACGCTCTCCCTGATCGGGTGGAGCGGGGAGCACCCCGGCGGCGGACACGATGTCGCCTTCCTGCTCGTCTACTCGCTGGGCGACGGGACGGACGGCCCGGCCGCCGGTGAGGCCGCGATGCGAGTGGCACTGGAGCGCTGCGGGCTGCCGGTCGGCGCCCGTCTCGTGCGCGCCGCCGAGACGCCGGGCCTCCCGGTGAAGCTCCTGGTCCAGGCCGGTCAGGCCGTACTGACGCTGCCCCACTTCACCGCGCAGTACCGGGTGCCGGCCGAGTGGCTGGTCGCGGCCCGCGACCGGGGCGAGGTCTACGCGATGTTCGCCACCCGCCCGTGGCCGGAGGCGGTGCCGGGCCGGCCGGTCAGCGAGGAGCTGCTGCGCTCCTTCGCCGCCGACGAAGAGGTCGTCATGACCTCCGCCCACTGTCTTCTGCCGGTGCGCTCCCTGGGCTGA
- a CDS encoding S8 family peptidase translates to MRPISRTALGAATAAVLAATVVAPSVAVPQDAPAATRPLTGSAAATAAAAGKGSKPVTVTLVTGDKVLVSTDRSGAASATALPREDGTVPLIQTRQSGKDLYVYPDTATGALAAGKVDEELFNVTGLIRQGYDDASTKSLPLIAVYSKDLARSAPVTPRGAKRGLALDAIDGVALKADKEKAADFWSDVTDTRSRSVSGLKKLWLDRKVQATLDKSTKQVGADLAWAAGYDGKGTKVAVLDTGVDAEHPDLKGRIAASENFTDSDTTDDRQGHGTHTISTVGGSGAASDGKKKGVAPGADLLAGKVLNDSGSGAESWIIAGMQWAVDQKADVVSMSLGSPTPTDCTDPMSVAAEELAQSKDTLFVIAAGNSGPTLNTVSSPGCAPSVLTVGAVDRDDSTAQFSSRGPVIGSHTLKPEISAPGVNISAAAAGGRGVYAYRSMSGTSMATPHVAGAAAIVKQRHPDWTAQQIKAALVSSAKSDIPGDVRETGGGRLDVKAAIDTTVVGAPAVQGGTFNWPQDRSDRTTVDVPYTNSGTKPVKLSLKVQGVTGNDGSAVRSSVAKLDASSVTVPAGATVKVPLHIDPTAQLKAAQYGDVTGRVLATGADGVKVSTPFSLYVGAETVTLRVKLIDRTGKPAAGSSSLDVIGTDTASGERRFNDGASDQVYQVRPGAYFVSSFVMSPDPKDATGRMVESVGYLARPQLNVTKDTTLVLDARKAHRLQVKTEDRRSENRSTTLSFGRSWDDVWLHSGSVTGSRIVKNYLADVEGRATDGDFEFASFWRAYAPQIDKLSVVGGAELHPQTASTGAVNLDGTGEAALVDAGTGTPDQLKAAGVAGKIALVKVADDGFMSVQARNAKAAGAKAIIVYRPSAGTWLPSLGFGSAPLPSLAIETSEAAGLTAALADGPVTLGWKATAASPFVYNLGFPESGPVTSDRTYKVRDSKLGKSTATYEAMGVAADYVDSLVIDRPYGGRFSAVFDTVAVPGKRTEYYSAGDNAWERFVSSSFPWGESMVDPAHTYKSGSQRTENWYRGIVGPSTPRDLQGKEVLAAERQDNLIGVAPGFWADSEHGGIQGSFGDLGNMTLTSGDKNFGSSGYPSGVFEVPAEDAPYELTMVTMKVGSPAAVWKRSTQTETTWKFRSKRDENAYSQGIPLLFPGYDLATDGMKTLAAQDGQKIGLSVTGHAGYTPGKLTAAKVSYSYDGGTTWTQATTAQREGRWTATVNHAGAAGKPVTLKTELTDANGNSVVQTIVDAYAVR, encoded by the coding sequence ATGCGCCCGATATCGCGTACGGCGCTGGGAGCGGCGACAGCCGCCGTCCTGGCCGCCACCGTGGTAGCGCCGTCCGTGGCCGTGCCACAGGACGCGCCCGCCGCGACAAGACCGCTCACCGGCAGTGCGGCAGCCACCGCTGCCGCTGCCGGGAAGGGCAGCAAACCGGTCACCGTCACCTTGGTCACCGGGGACAAGGTTCTGGTGAGCACGGACCGTTCGGGGGCGGCGTCCGCCACCGCGCTGCCACGCGAGGACGGCACCGTGCCGCTCATCCAGACCCGGCAGTCCGGCAAGGACCTGTACGTCTACCCGGACACCGCGACCGGGGCGCTCGCCGCGGGCAAGGTCGACGAGGAACTCTTCAACGTCACCGGCCTGATCCGTCAGGGCTATGACGACGCGAGCACCAAGTCGCTGCCGCTGATCGCGGTGTACAGCAAGGACCTGGCCCGCTCGGCGCCCGTCACCCCGCGCGGTGCGAAGCGCGGACTCGCACTCGACGCCATCGACGGCGTCGCGCTCAAGGCGGACAAGGAGAAGGCCGCCGACTTCTGGTCGGACGTCACCGACACCCGGTCCCGCTCGGTCTCCGGTCTGAAGAAGCTCTGGCTCGACCGCAAGGTTCAGGCCACTCTCGACAAGTCGACGAAGCAGGTCGGCGCCGACCTCGCCTGGGCCGCCGGTTACGACGGCAAGGGCACCAAGGTCGCCGTCCTCGACACCGGTGTTGACGCCGAACACCCCGACCTCAAGGGCCGGATCGCCGCCTCGGAGAACTTCACCGACTCCGACACCACCGACGACCGGCAGGGCCACGGCACCCACACCATCTCCACCGTGGGCGGCTCCGGCGCGGCCAGCGACGGCAAGAAGAAGGGCGTCGCCCCGGGCGCCGACCTGCTCGCGGGCAAGGTCCTCAACGACAGCGGTTCCGGCGCCGAGTCCTGGATCATCGCCGGTATGCAGTGGGCCGTCGACCAGAAGGCTGACGTCGTCTCGATGAGTCTCGGGAGCCCGACGCCGACCGACTGCACCGACCCGATGAGTGTCGCCGCCGAGGAGCTCGCCCAGAGCAAGGACACCCTGTTCGTCATCGCGGCCGGCAACTCCGGTCCGACGCTGAACACCGTCTCCTCGCCGGGCTGCGCCCCCAGCGTGCTGACCGTCGGCGCCGTCGACCGCGACGACTCCACGGCCCAGTTCTCCAGCCGCGGACCTGTGATCGGCTCGCACACCCTCAAGCCCGAGATCTCCGCCCCCGGCGTCAACATCTCGGCCGCCGCGGCCGGTGGCCGCGGGGTGTACGCGTACCGGTCGATGTCGGGTACGTCGATGGCCACCCCGCATGTCGCGGGCGCCGCAGCCATCGTGAAGCAGCGTCACCCGGACTGGACCGCGCAGCAGATCAAGGCGGCCCTCGTGTCGTCCGCGAAGAGCGACATCCCCGGTGACGTACGGGAGACCGGCGGCGGCCGCCTCGATGTCAAGGCCGCCATCGACACCACCGTCGTCGGCGCCCCCGCCGTCCAGGGCGGTACGTTCAACTGGCCGCAGGACAGGAGCGACCGCACCACGGTCGACGTCCCGTACACCAACTCCGGCACCAAGCCGGTGAAGCTGTCGCTGAAGGTCCAGGGCGTCACCGGCAACGACGGCTCGGCGGTCCGCTCCTCCGTCGCCAAGCTCGACGCGAGCAGTGTCACCGTGCCGGCCGGAGCGACCGTCAAGGTGCCGCTGCACATCGACCCGACCGCGCAGCTGAAGGCTGCCCAGTACGGCGATGTCACCGGGCGCGTACTGGCCACCGGCGCCGACGGCGTCAAGGTCTCCACCCCGTTCTCGCTGTACGTCGGCGCCGAGACGGTCACTCTGCGCGTCAAGCTCATCGACCGCACCGGCAAGCCCGCCGCGGGTTCCTCCTCGCTGGACGTCATCGGCACCGACACCGCCAGCGGCGAGCGGCGCTTCAACGACGGGGCGTCCGACCAGGTGTACCAGGTGCGCCCCGGCGCGTACTTCGTCTCCAGCTTCGTCATGTCGCCGGACCCGAAGGACGCCACCGGCAGGATGGTCGAGTCCGTCGGCTACCTCGCCAGGCCGCAGCTGAACGTCACCAAGGACACCACCCTGGTACTGGACGCCCGCAAGGCCCACCGGCTCCAGGTCAAGACCGAGGACCGCAGGTCCGAGAACCGCTCCACGACCCTCAGCTTCGGCCGCAGCTGGGACGACGTCTGGCTGCACTCGGGTTCCGTCACCGGCAGCCGCATCGTGAAGAACTACCTGGCCGACGTCGAGGGCAGGGCCACTGACGGCGACTTCGAGTTCGCCAGCTTCTGGCGTGCGTACGCCCCGCAGATCGACAAGCTCTCGGTCGTCGGCGGTGCCGAGCTGCACCCGCAGACGGCGAGCACCGGCGCCGTCAACCTCGACGGTACGGGCGAAGCCGCGCTCGTCGACGCGGGCACCGGAACTCCGGACCAGCTGAAGGCCGCCGGCGTCGCGGGCAAGATCGCTCTGGTGAAGGTCGCCGACGACGGATTCATGTCCGTCCAGGCGCGGAACGCCAAGGCCGCCGGCGCCAAGGCGATCATCGTGTACCGGCCGTCCGCGGGCACATGGCTGCCGTCCCTCGGCTTCGGTTCGGCGCCGTTGCCCTCCCTGGCGATCGAGACGAGTGAGGCCGCCGGCCTGACCGCCGCCCTCGCCGACGGTCCCGTGACGCTGGGCTGGAAGGCCACCGCTGCCAGCCCGTTCGTCTACAACCTCGGCTTCCCCGAGAGCGGCCCGGTCACCTCGGACCGTACGTACAAGGTCCGTGACAGCAAGCTCGGCAAGTCCACCGCCACGTACGAGGCGATGGGCGTGGCAGCCGACTACGTCGACTCGCTGGTCATCGACCGGCCGTACGGCGGGCGCTTCTCCGCCGTGTTCGACACCGTCGCCGTCCCGGGCAAGCGCACCGAGTACTACTCGGCGGGCGACAACGCCTGGGAGCGCTTCGTCTCCTCCAGCTTCCCCTGGGGCGAGTCCATGGTCGACCCGGCCCACACCTACAAGTCCGGCTCGCAGCGCACGGAGAACTGGTACCGGGGGATCGTCGGCCCGTCCACTCCGCGCGACCTCCAGGGCAAGGAGGTGCTCGCCGCCGAGCGACAGGACAACCTGATCGGCGTCGCCCCGGGCTTCTGGGCGGACAGCGAACACGGTGGTATCCAGGGCTCGTTCGGTGACCTGGGCAACATGACGCTGACCAGCGGCGACAAGAACTTCGGCAGCTCCGGATACCCGTCCGGCGTGTTCGAGGTGCCGGCCGAGGACGCACCGTACGAACTGACCATGGTCACCATGAAGGTCGGTTCGCCCGCGGCAGTGTGGAAGCGGTCCACCCAGACCGAGACCACCTGGAAATTCCGTTCGAAGCGGGACGAGAACGCGTACTCTCAGGGCATCCCGCTTCTCTTCCCGGGCTACGACCTGGCGACGGACGGGATGAAGACCCTGGCGGCGCAGGACGGTCAGAAGATCGGCCTGAGCGTCACCGGTCACGCGGGCTACACACCCGGCAAGCTGACCGCGGCCAAGGTCTCGTACTCGTACGACGGTGGCACGACCTGGACCCAGGCCACCACCGCACAGCGGGAAGGGCGTTGGACCGCGACCGTGAACCACGCGGGCGCGGCCGGCAAGCCGGTCACGCTGAAGACGGAACTGACGGACGCCAACGGCAACTCCGTCGTCCAGACCATCGTCGACGCATACGCGGTGCGCTGA
- a CDS encoding DUF456 domain-containing protein codes for MGVWQLIAVGLVILLGLVGVLVPGVPGQAIVWAAVLWWALTDRSPAAWGVLIGATALLLLNQALKPLLRPRRPRESGAPRKTLMLGGIAGIVGFFVLPVVGGIVGYVGAIYGAERLRLGSGGAARASLRSVMRATGYSVLVELFACLLVTGAWLVVVIRS; via the coding sequence ATGGGTGTGTGGCAGCTCATCGCCGTGGGCCTGGTCATTCTGCTCGGCCTGGTCGGCGTGCTGGTGCCCGGGGTGCCGGGACAGGCGATCGTCTGGGCGGCCGTGCTGTGGTGGGCACTCACCGACAGGAGTCCGGCCGCCTGGGGCGTACTGATCGGCGCCACCGCCCTCCTGCTGCTGAACCAGGCGCTCAAGCCGCTGCTGCGGCCGCGCCGCCCGCGCGAGTCCGGCGCCCCGCGCAAGACGCTGATGCTGGGCGGGATCGCCGGGATCGTGGGCTTCTTCGTGCTGCCTGTGGTGGGCGGGATCGTCGGGTACGTCGGGGCGATCTACGGTGCGGAGCGGCTGCGGCTCGGCAGCGGCGGGGCGGCCCGGGCGTCGCTCCGTTCGGTGATGCGGGCCACCGGCTACTCCGTGCTCGTCGAGCTGTTCGCATGTCTGCTGGTGACGGGGGCGTGGCTGGTCGTGGTGATCAGGAGCTGA
- a CDS encoding helix-turn-helix domain-containing protein, producing the protein MLGAIGLDERQESAYRALVAMGAAEVNDLAHRLGLPESETERALRRLEQQGLAAQSSARTGRWVAAPPGVALGALLTQQRHELEQAELAAALLAEEYRADAAEPAVHDLVEVVTGASAVAHRFHQLQLGAATEVCALVTGNPIAVSGLDNESEERAATRGVSFRVVIEREVLALPSGILELSAALSRDEQCRVVDRVPTKLVVADASLAMVPLTGRGAEPAALVVHASGLLESLMGLFEAVWREAMPLRLGESGWAQETTVGPDPTDLEILSLLLAGLTDASVAKQLELGLRTVQRRVKGLMELTGVSTRLQLGWHAYERGWVARTPRA; encoded by the coding sequence GTGCTGGGAGCCATAGGTCTCGACGAGAGACAGGAGTCCGCCTACCGTGCACTCGTCGCGATGGGGGCGGCGGAGGTCAACGACCTCGCGCACCGGCTGGGGCTTCCCGAGTCGGAGACCGAGCGCGCGCTGCGCCGGCTGGAGCAGCAGGGCCTCGCCGCCCAGTCGTCCGCCCGCACCGGCCGGTGGGTGGCGGCGCCGCCCGGGGTCGCCCTGGGCGCACTGCTCACCCAGCAGCGCCATGAGCTGGAGCAGGCGGAGCTGGCGGCGGCGCTGCTCGCCGAGGAGTACCGGGCGGATGCCGCCGAGCCCGCCGTGCACGATCTGGTCGAGGTGGTCACGGGTGCGAGCGCGGTGGCGCACCGCTTCCACCAGTTGCAGCTGGGGGCGGCGACCGAGGTGTGCGCCCTGGTCACCGGGAACCCCATCGCGGTCAGCGGGCTGGACAACGAGTCGGAGGAGCGGGCCGCCACCCGCGGGGTGTCGTTCCGGGTGGTGATCGAGCGCGAGGTGCTCGCGCTGCCGAGCGGGATCCTGGAACTGTCGGCGGCGCTGAGCCGGGACGAGCAGTGCCGGGTCGTCGACCGGGTGCCGACCAAGCTGGTCGTCGCGGACGCCTCGCTGGCCATGGTGCCGCTGACCGGCCGCGGCGCCGAGCCGGCCGCACTGGTCGTCCATGCCTCCGGGCTGCTGGAGTCGCTGATGGGGCTCTTCGAGGCGGTGTGGCGCGAGGCCATGCCGCTGCGGCTCGGCGAGAGCGGCTGGGCTCAGGAGACCACGGTGGGGCCCGATCCGACCGACCTGGAGATTCTGTCGTTGCTGCTGGCCGGGCTGACGGACGCGAGCGTGGCGAAACAGCTGGAGCTGGGGCTGCGGACCGTCCAGCGGCGGGTGAAGGGCCTGATGGAGCTGACCGGCGTGTCGACGCGGCTGCAGCTGGGCTGGCATGCGTACGAGCGGGGCTGGGTGGCCCGCACCCCGCGAGCCTGA
- a CDS encoding DNA-3-methyladenine glycosylase 2 family protein, protein MDERTRYEAVSSRDARFDGEFFFAVETTGIYCRPSCPAVTPKRKNVRFFPTAAAAQGNGFRACRRCRPDAVPGSAEWNVRADVVGRAMRMIGDGVVDREGVPGLAHRLGYSSRQLQRQLNAELGAGPVALARARRAHTARVLLQTTGLPVTEIAFASGFASVRQFNDTIRQIYARTPSALRAEAGTGLGAAVREARTAGIPLRLAHRGPYAAREVFDLLAGEAVARVEEVSGDPGARTYRRTLRLPYGTGVVSVDERSAGAWLDARINLTDLRDLTTAVQRLRRLFDLDADPYAVDERLRADPGLAPRVAARPGLRSPGAADPEEFAVRTLVGREAAERLVETYGKVLDVQCGGLTHVFPEPGVLAGAADDPALRALAAALADGTVRLDAGADRDEAEQALLRLPGIGPAAAALIRMRALGDPDVDPDGSPGSERWRPWRSYAVRHLDRR, encoded by the coding sequence ATGGACGAACGGACCAGGTACGAGGCGGTGAGCAGCCGCGACGCGCGGTTCGACGGGGAGTTCTTCTTCGCCGTCGAGACCACCGGCATCTACTGTCGGCCGAGCTGTCCCGCCGTCACCCCCAAGCGGAAGAACGTCCGGTTCTTCCCGACCGCCGCCGCTGCCCAGGGCAACGGCTTCCGGGCGTGCAGGCGCTGCCGCCCGGACGCCGTCCCGGGGTCCGCGGAGTGGAACGTACGGGCCGACGTCGTCGGCCGTGCCATGCGGATGATCGGTGACGGCGTGGTCGACCGGGAGGGCGTGCCCGGGCTCGCGCACCGACTCGGCTACAGTTCGCGCCAGTTGCAGCGGCAGCTCAACGCCGAGCTGGGCGCCGGACCCGTCGCGCTGGCCCGCGCCCGGAGGGCACACACCGCACGGGTGCTGCTCCAGACGACGGGGCTGCCCGTCACCGAGATCGCGTTCGCGTCCGGCTTCGCCAGCGTGCGCCAGTTCAACGACACGATCCGGCAGATCTACGCCCGCACGCCGAGCGCGCTGCGGGCCGAGGCCGGAACCGGACTGGGAGCGGCGGTACGGGAGGCGCGCACGGCCGGAATCCCGCTCCGGCTCGCCCACCGGGGACCGTATGCCGCCCGGGAGGTCTTCGATCTGCTGGCCGGCGAGGCGGTCGCCCGGGTCGAGGAGGTCAGCGGCGATCCCGGCGCCCGCACCTACCGGCGCACCCTGCGGCTGCCGTACGGCACGGGCGTCGTCTCCGTCGACGAGCGGTCCGCCGGGGCATGGCTGGACGCCAGGATCAACCTCACGGACCTGCGCGATCTGACCACGGCCGTGCAGCGGCTGCGGCGCCTCTTCGACCTGGATGCCGATCCGTACGCCGTCGACGAGCGGCTCCGCGCCGACCCCGGGCTGGCACCGCGCGTCGCGGCCCGCCCCGGGCTGAGGTCACCGGGCGCCGCGGACCCCGAGGAGTTCGCCGTACGGACGCTCGTCGGCCGGGAAGCGGCGGAGCGGCTCGTGGAGACGTACGGGAAGGTGCTCGACGTGCAGTGCGGCGGTCTGACCCATGTGTTCCCGGAGCCGGGAGTGCTGGCCGGTGCGGCTGACGATCCGGCGCTGCGGGCACTGGCTGCCGCGCTCGCCGACGGGACCGTGCGTCTCGACGCCGGGGCCGACCGCGACGAGGCCGAGCAGGCGCTGTTGCGGCTGCCGGGGATCGGTCCGGCAGCCGCGGCGCTGATCAGGATGCGGGCGCTCGGCGATCCCGATGTGGATCCGGACGGGTCGCCCGGGTCGGAGCGGTGGCGGCCCTGGCGGTCGTACGCCGTGCGCCATCTGGACCGCCGGTGA